A DNA window from Ranitomeya imitator isolate aRanImi1 chromosome 2, aRanImi1.pri, whole genome shotgun sequence contains the following coding sequences:
- the LOC138664017 gene encoding uncharacterized protein — protein MDSDRDKMAESILHLTVEILFRLTEEYCTVVKKTPSERCQAPITGLPPYPLIHENIMDQEILQLTYKMIELLTGEVPIRCQDVTVYFSMEEWEYLEGHKDLYKDVMMEVPQPLTSPVLSSRRTTLERCPRPLLPQDCKQENPSVPQDHQGKDLIPIYTTETYVRSDETCKEKIPTDDDSYDCSRRLQQHWISSDFKAEDNGITQHTYEEQSKDLSSEHFKKVLSKTVMQTKNYKRDDVTIHTVTVTPQVTDRGDFRPTDGYHMCRGAYLSYPSTVAM, from the exons ATGGATagtgacagggacaagatggcagagagTATATTACACCTCAccgtagagatcctcttccggcttactgaagAG TAttgcacagtagtgaagaagacccctagtgagcgctgtcaggccccaaTTACAGGGCTTCCACcttaccccctgatacatgagaacATCATGGACCAGGAGATACtacaactcacctacaagatgattgagctgctgactggagag gttcctataagatgtcaggatgtcaccgtctatttctccatggaggagtgggagtatttagaaggacacaaagatctgtacaaggacgtcatgatggaggttccccagccccttacatcaccag TTCTATCAAGTAGGAGGACAACactagagagatgtccccgtcctcttctaccacaggactgtaagcaagaaaatcccagtgttcctcaggatcatcag ggtaaagatctgatCCCCAtttatactacagagacatatgtcagAAGTGATGAGACGTGTAAAGAGAAGATTCCTACAGACGATGACTCAT ATGACTGTTCCAGGAGATTACAACAACATTGGATATCTTCAGATTTCAAAGCAGAAGATAACGGCATAACACAACATACTTATGAAGAGCAAAGCAAAGATCTATCGTCTGAACATTTTAAAAAGGTCCTATCAAAAACTGTTATGCAAACTAAAAATTACAAAAGGGatgatgtcacgattcacaccgtgacagtcaccccacaagtcacggatcggggtgactttaggccaacagacggctatcacatgtgcaggggggcttatcttagttatccctccactgttgcaatgtga